Proteins from one bacterium genomic window:
- a CDS encoding YggS family pyridoxal phosphate-dependent enzyme has translation MRTDAAFVASRLARLERRIKLAADSAAAGGGEAAARVRVVGVTKYLAAAQMGALRQAGLMLFGENRVQDALPKLELLRGEAAPQEWHFIGTVQGNKARAVTGRFALIHSVDRLELARRISQAATEQGLRQDVLLEVNISGEASKHGFEAAELEALWPELARLPGLGIRGLMGMAAEDAPARPAFRALRLLRDRLDPGRRLLGELSMGMSGDFEAAVAEGATLLRIGRSLFSEEAEI, from the coding sequence GTGCGCACCGACGCAGCATTCGTGGCTTCACGCCTGGCCCGGCTCGAGCGGCGCATCAAGCTGGCGGCGGACAGCGCCGCGGCGGGCGGCGGCGAGGCGGCCGCCCGTGTGCGGGTGGTGGGCGTCACCAAGTACCTGGCGGCGGCCCAGATGGGTGCCCTGCGCCAGGCCGGCTTGATGCTGTTCGGTGAGAACCGCGTGCAGGATGCCCTGCCCAAGCTGGAGCTGCTGCGCGGGGAGGCCGCCCCGCAGGAGTGGCACTTCATCGGCACAGTGCAGGGCAACAAGGCGCGGGCGGTGACGGGGCGCTTCGCCCTCATCCACAGCGTGGACCGCCTGGAGCTGGCCCGTCGCATCTCGCAGGCCGCCACGGAGCAGGGCTTGCGCCAGGACGTCCTGCTGGAGGTGAACATTTCCGGCGAGGCCTCCAAGCACGGCTTCGAGGCCGCGGAGCTGGAGGCGCTCTGGCCCGAGCTGGCCCGCTTGCCCGGCTTGGGCATCCGCGGCCTGATGGGCATGGCGGCGGAGGACGCCCCGGCGCGGCCGGCCTTCCGCGCGCTGCGCCTCCTGCGGGATCGGCTGGACCCCGGACGGCGCCTTCTGGGCGAGTTGTCCATGGGCATGAGTGGCGACTTCGAGGCGGCGGTGGCGGAAGGCGCCACCCTGCTGCGCATAGGACGGTCCCTGTTTAGCGAGGAAGCGGAGATCTGA
- a CDS encoding YggT family protein, whose amino-acid sequence MDELIRLAAHVYILIIIAAAIVSWMGIDREHPLAQFLQRATEPLFRRIRGLIPPVNGLDLSPLIALLAVKLAEKLLSALLRF is encoded by the coding sequence ATGGACGAGCTGATTCGACTTGCCGCGCACGTCTACATCCTCATCATCATCGCGGCGGCCATTGTGAGCTGGATGGGGATCGACCGTGAGCATCCGCTGGCGCAGTTCCTGCAGCGGGCCACCGAGCCCCTCTTCCGCCGCATCCGCGGCCTGATCCCGCCTGTCAACGGCCTGGACCTGTCGCCTCTCATCGCGCTGCTGGCCGTCAAGCTGGCGGAGAAGCTGCTCAGCGCCCTGCTGCGATTCTAG